One stretch of Arthrobacter polaris DNA includes these proteins:
- a CDS encoding ABC transporter ATP-binding protein, whose protein sequence is MSEVLGLAGVSVVRGTKTLLDNVDWRVTEGERWVILGPNGAGKSTLLQIAGARMHPTRGVAGILDEVLGAVDVXELRPRIGVASASLAHQIPEHEXVLNVVVTASYGVTGRWREAYERDDERRAFSLLEEWGVSTFXNRTFASLSDGERKRVQIARALMSDPELLLLDEPGAGLDLAGREGLVKRLSELAADPMAXSTVLVTHHLEEIXXGFTHALLLREGGVVAQGPIATVLTEENLSTAFGLPLTVTNNAGRYTATARN, encoded by the coding sequence ATGAGTGAAGTTTTGGGTTTGGCTGGTGTCAGCGTGGTTCGCGGCACTAAAACATTGTTGGACAACGTCGATTGGCGTGTCACTGAAGGCGAACGGTGGGTGATTCTTGGGCCCAACGGTGCCGGCAAGAGCACCTTGTTACAAATCGCTGGTGCCCGCATGCATCCCACCCGCGGCGTTGCGGGGATCTTGGATGAGGTTTTGGGTGCCGTCGACGTTNTTGAACTGCGCCCGCGCATCGGCGTGGCTTCGGCTAGCCTGGCCCACCAGATTCCTGAGCACGAANAAGTACTCAACGTGGTGGTGACGGCCTCCTACGGTGTCACTGGGCGTTGGCGTGAGGCCTACGAGCGCGACGACGAACGCCGCGCCTTTAGCTTGCTGGAGGAGTGGGGCGTTTCCACCTTTNTCAACCGCACCTTCGCCTCCTTGAGTGACGGTGAGCGCAAACGCGTTCAGATTGCCCGTGCCCTGATGAGCGATCCTGAACTGCTGTTGCTGGATGAGCCCGGAGCTGGCCTGGATCTGGCTGGACGCGAAGGCTTGGTTAAACGGCTCAGTGAACTTGCTGCCGATCCCATGGCCNCCAGTACCGTGCTTGTCACACACCACCTGGAGGAGATCNCCNCAGGGTTCACCCATGCGCTGTTGCTACGCGAAGGCGGAGTTGTTGCCCAGGGGCCCATCGCCACGGTATTGACCGAAGAAAATCTCAGCACCGCCTTTGGTCTGCCACTGACCGTCACTAATAACGCCGGCCGTTACACCGCCACAGCACGGAACTAA